One Trachemys scripta elegans isolate TJP31775 chromosome 4, CAS_Tse_1.0, whole genome shotgun sequence genomic region harbors:
- the CGRRF1 gene encoding cell growth regulator with RING finger domain protein 1 isoform X1: MAAVFLVTLYEYSPLFYIAVVFVCFLVTSGLVLGWFGWDVPVILRNSEEIESSVRVSKKQMRQVKNPFGLEIPHPAAVSITRGITLTPDCLEDCILTCYWGCSVQKLHEALQKHVYCFRIKTPQALEDALYGEYLYRQQYFIKKTDKEEKYCQLPEDAQIAGFGRVPRSRYPLVALLTLADEEDREIYDIISMVSVIHIPDESYRLSCRILYQYLLLAQGQFHDLKQLFMSASNSVPPSSNASGESSTDKSLLEKAGLAEVESELHEENSKDCVVCQNGTVNWVLLPCRHTCLCDGCVKYFQQCPMCRQFVQESFPLCSKKEQDQDDPEHIFQDDPHGADF; encoded by the exons GTTTGGTTGGGATGTTCCTGTGATCCTGAGAAATTCGGAAGAAATAGAATCCAGCGTAAGAGTGTCCAAAAAGCAGATGAGACAAGTGAAGAATCCTTTTGGCCTAGAAATTCCGCATCCTGCTGCAGTTTCCATAACAa GGGGTATAACACTGACACCTGATTGTCTGGAAGACTGTATCCTTACATGCTACTGGGGATGCAGTGTTCAAAAACTACACGAAGCTTTGCAGAAACACGTCTATTGCTTCAGAATAAAGACTCCGCAGGCACTAGAAGATGCTCTCTACGGCGAATACCTCTATCGGCAGCAGTATTT cattaaaaaaactgACAAGGAAGAAAAATACTGTCAGTTGCCAGAAGATGCTCAGATTGCAGGCTTTGGCCGAGTGCCTAGATCTCGTTACCCACTGGTAGCTTTGTTGACTTTAGCTGACGAAGAAGACAGAGAAATATACGACATT ATTTCAATGGTGTCCGTAATTCATATTCCTGATGAGAGTTACAGACTTTCCTGCCGAATATTATATCAGTATCTACTTCTGGCCCAAGGTCAATTTCATGACCTTAAG CAACTTTTCATGTCTGCAAGCAACAGTGTCCCGCCCTCGAGCAATGCCTCTGGAGAGAGCAGCACTGACAAAAGCTTGCTGGAAAAGGCTGGCCTGGCCGAAGTTGAATCAGAATTACATGAGGAAAACAGTAAAGACTGTGTCGTCTGCCAGAATGGAACAGTGAACTGGGTCCTCCTGCCTTGCCGGCATACGTGTCTGTGCGATGGGTGTGTGAAATATTTTCAACAGTGTCCAATGTGTAGGCAGTTTGTTCAagaatcttttccactttgcAGTAAAAAGGAGCAAGATCAAGATGACCCTGAACACATTTTCCAGGATGATCCCCACGGAGCAGACTTTTAG
- the CGRRF1 gene encoding cell growth regulator with RING finger domain protein 1 isoform X2 — protein sequence MRQVKNPFGLEIPHPAAVSITRGITLTPDCLEDCILTCYWGCSVQKLHEALQKHVYCFRIKTPQALEDALYGEYLYRQQYFIKKTDKEEKYCQLPEDAQIAGFGRVPRSRYPLVALLTLADEEDREIYDIISMVSVIHIPDESYRLSCRILYQYLLLAQGQFHDLKQLFMSASNSVPPSSNASGESSTDKSLLEKAGLAEVESELHEENSKDCVVCQNGTVNWVLLPCRHTCLCDGCVKYFQQCPMCRQFVQESFPLCSKKEQDQDDPEHIFQDDPHGADF from the exons ATGAGACAAGTGAAGAATCCTTTTGGCCTAGAAATTCCGCATCCTGCTGCAGTTTCCATAACAa GGGGTATAACACTGACACCTGATTGTCTGGAAGACTGTATCCTTACATGCTACTGGGGATGCAGTGTTCAAAAACTACACGAAGCTTTGCAGAAACACGTCTATTGCTTCAGAATAAAGACTCCGCAGGCACTAGAAGATGCTCTCTACGGCGAATACCTCTATCGGCAGCAGTATTT cattaaaaaaactgACAAGGAAGAAAAATACTGTCAGTTGCCAGAAGATGCTCAGATTGCAGGCTTTGGCCGAGTGCCTAGATCTCGTTACCCACTGGTAGCTTTGTTGACTTTAGCTGACGAAGAAGACAGAGAAATATACGACATT ATTTCAATGGTGTCCGTAATTCATATTCCTGATGAGAGTTACAGACTTTCCTGCCGAATATTATATCAGTATCTACTTCTGGCCCAAGGTCAATTTCATGACCTTAAG CAACTTTTCATGTCTGCAAGCAACAGTGTCCCGCCCTCGAGCAATGCCTCTGGAGAGAGCAGCACTGACAAAAGCTTGCTGGAAAAGGCTGGCCTGGCCGAAGTTGAATCAGAATTACATGAGGAAAACAGTAAAGACTGTGTCGTCTGCCAGAATGGAACAGTGAACTGGGTCCTCCTGCCTTGCCGGCATACGTGTCTGTGCGATGGGTGTGTGAAATATTTTCAACAGTGTCCAATGTGTAGGCAGTTTGTTCAagaatcttttccactttgcAGTAAAAAGGAGCAAGATCAAGATGACCCTGAACACATTTTCCAGGATGATCCCCACGGAGCAGACTTTTAG